The nucleotide sequence TCCGGGAGGTGGGCGGCGACGGCCTGCAGGCGCGACTGCGGCCGGGGCGGCGACGCGTGTTCCGGGCGAACACGGAGACGGTGCCCGCCGACGCCTACCCGTCGACCGTCTCGCACGTCGTGGATCTGCGGCGGGCCGATGAGGCGGAGGCCACGCCGCATCCTCTGGCCGGGATGCCGGGGTACGTGAGCGCGCCGCTGTTCGATCCGTCGTCGGGCGTGGAGGCGGATCCTGCGGCCCTCAGCCTCGAACAGCAGTACGACGACTGGATCGAGCGCCACAGCTCCACCATCGCTGAAGCGCTGCGGGCCGTGGCGCGGACGGGCGGCGACGACACCGCAGCAGGAGCAGGCGAACACGCCGACGTCCTCATCTGCTGCGCCGCCGGCAAAGACCGCACCGGGGTGATGAGCCTCCTGCTCGCCTCCGTCTGGGGAGCCGACGACTCCACCATCGCCGCCGACTACGCCGCCACCGGGCCGAACCTCCGCGAGCGCTTCGCCCGCGAGCTCGCCGAGTCGACCGACCGCGAGCACACCCTGCGCATGCACCGCTGCGTGCCCGAGATCGCCGAGCACCTCCTCGCCACCCTCGAGGAGCGGCATGGCGGCGCCCGCGGCTACCTCCGTGCGATCGGCCTCACCGACGACGAGGTCGCGGCGCTCTGACCCTCGGCCGTCCGCGCGGCCGGGCGGCGCGTACGGGCGTGGGGCGCAGGATCGGGAACAGCTCCCGATCCTGAGCCCCACACCCCGCTAGCCCTCTACAGCCACCGCTTCACGCCGCCGTGGCCGGAGCACGTGCCCTGACGGTGTTCGCTGAAGCTGTAGGTTCCGTCGTTGCACTGCGCGGTCGCGCCGGCGGGCGGGCTCGGTGCGGCCTCGGGGCGGCACACCGTGTGACCGGAGCTGTTGACGTACGTGCCATTGGTGCACGTGGGCGCCGGTGCCGCCGGCTTCGGCACCGCCTTGCCGCCCGACACGCGGGCGACCGAGGTGTACCCGGACTTCGACCCCGTCGCGACGAAGGTCAGCGTCTTGCCGGCGTCGGACGACCGGATCGTGTACGTGAGCCCGTTCGCTCCCGAGATGTTCGCCCCGTTGAGGCGCCACTGCTTCGTGATGCCGACTCCGGCGGGCCATGAGCCGAGGCTGGCGGTGACCTTGTGGCCGACGGCGACGGTTCCGGTGATGACGGGCGCAGGAGCAGGGCTGATCGTTCCCAGCCCCGGCTTCACCGCCGCGCTCGTCTCGGCGATGGAGGCGTACCCGGACTTCGATCCGGTGACCGTGACGGTCACGGCCTGGTGCACGTCTGCTGCCGTGAGGCGGTACTGCGACTTCACGGCGTCCGTGATCGGCACGCCGTTGCGGTACCACCGGTACGCGAACGAGATGCCCGACGGGTGCCAGGTTCCGACGGTCGCCGACAGCACGGCGCCGGTGACGGCGTGGCCGCTGATGCCGGGCTTCGAGGCCTTCGTGAGGGAGGCGGGGTTCACGCCGACCTTCGCCGACATTACCGTGAGCGTGGCGTAGTTCGCTCGCGAGAGGGTCACGGAGACCGAGAT is from Frondihabitans australicus and encodes:
- a CDS encoding tyrosine-protein phosphatase, yielding MPTTPHESPRTLSNLREVGGDGLQARLRPGRRRVFRANTETVPADAYPSTVSHVVDLRRADEAEATPHPLAGMPGYVSAPLFDPSSGVEADPAALSLEQQYDDWIERHSSTIAEALRAVARTGGDDTAAGAGEHADVLICCAAGKDRTGVMSLLLASVWGADDSTIAADYAATGPNLRERFARELAESTDREHTLRMHRCVPEIAEHLLATLEERHGGARGYLRAIGLTDDEVAAL